Below is a window of Cytophagia bacterium CHB2 DNA.
CGCAAACGCCAGGCCCAACAATGCCAATGCCAGAATGCGCATCGCCAGTAACAAAATTTGTTTCAGCTTTTGGCGCCGCAGCAAATGCGCCGGAGTTTTGTTGAGAAAGCGCATCGCGGCAAAAAACACGGTTTCCGCCCGGTTGCGATGGATCAAATGAATGATGATCGGAACCGCGGCCGCACCGGCGCCGATGAAGAGATAGGGCGTTGTGAGAAAATCGAGCATGAGAATAAGACGTTCGTCTATATTTTTTGACTGCGTGATGCGAGATAGGCGTGCAGCGCAAAATCAAGCGGCTGCGAGCTGCGCAGCAGGGTGTAGTCAATGCGATTGACGCCGCATAAGCGTTTCAATTCAGTTTGATGCGCTTGCAGGTTTTGCAAATACGCCTCGCGCAGGGCCTGCGGCATGCCGAGCAGCGCCGTCTCGTTTTCCAGGCCGACGAAGCGCGTGAGACGATTGAAATCAAAATTCAACTCGAAATCATCCATAACCTGAAAAGCCAGCACATCATGGCCGCGAAAGCGCAGATGTTCGAAGGCATTTGCCAGCGGCTTGAGATCGCAAAAGAAATCGCTGATCAGCACCACCATGCCTTTGCGCTTCATGCCTTCGGCAATTTGATGCAGAACTTTGACATTGCTTGTCCGGCTAGTGCCAACGGCCAGCGTTTCCAGCTCGCGCAACATGTTGAGCAAATGCCCGGGGCGGAATTTTGCCGGAATTTGCAGGCGAATGTCCTCATCGAACGCCACCATGCCGAGCGCATCGCGCTGCTGGAAAATGAAATACGCGAGCGAGGCTGCGAGATAACGCGCGTAATCGAATTTGCTCACGCGCGCCTGCGCCTCCCGCCGAAGCGCGGCGCCGCTGGTGCCGGCCATGCTGCCGGAAAGATCGAGCAGAATATTGCATTGCAAATTCGTTTCGTCTTCATATTGCTTGACATAATACCGGTCGCTGCGCCCAAACACTTTCCAGTCGATATGCCGCGGATCGTCGCCGGGTGTGTAT
It encodes the following:
- a CDS encoding DUF58 domain-containing protein — its product is MAPRPTLRFIDPEILSRIKGMDLRARTVVEGFLSGLHRSPYTGFSIEFAEYRQYTPGDDPRHIDWKVFGRSDRYYVKQYEDETNLQCNILLDLSGSMAGTSGAALRREAQARVSKFDYARYLAASLAYFIFQQRDALGMVAFDEDIRLQIPAKFRPGHLLNMLRELETLAVGTSRTSNVKVLHQIAEGMKRKGMVVLISDFFCDLKPLANAFEHLRFRGHDVLAFQVMDDFELNFDFNRLTRFVGLENETALLGMPQALREAYLQNLQAHQTELKRLCGVNRIDYTLLRSSQPLDFALHAYLASRSQKI